One Syntrophorhabdales bacterium DNA window includes the following coding sequences:
- a CDS encoding AMP-binding protein — protein sequence MKYWNPYTETMPQEQLQAIEFAYFKEYLAYAKTHSAMYREKLKDINVGDIKTIEDVRKIPFTYKDELRAQQEIEPQNFPYGALLGVDIKDVSSFRQTSGTTGKPVYVPESYESWQWRVESWCHILWMAGFRPHHRVFLPVGYNVYVAFWECHYACEKVGCEVVPGGALDTKGRVNKIIEIKANAMGCTPTYGLNIAEEAIKMGIDPKSMGIERMICAGEPLPEATRTKLEETYGAHVYDHIGGTEICGWAGMCEEKKGLHIIEPFFLIEILDRETLSKEVAEGEIGVVVITPLGRHSFPMVRFNTNDMVIKGKGGCACGRTSRKIMEVVGRADDLRKIRGVLFSPKTVEQFIREEFPEVVEFEIVVTRQGIMDELTLRIEPKPGIGKEKAEELKGRVKERAKVKTNLTMNVTLEPEGALPRYDLKARRFKDLRGK from the coding sequence ATGAAATACTGGAATCCTTACACGGAGACAATGCCCCAGGAACAGCTCCAGGCCATTGAGTTTGCGTACTTCAAGGAATATTTGGCGTACGCAAAGACACATTCGGCCATGTACAGGGAAAAGCTGAAAGATATCAATGTCGGTGACATCAAGACGATCGAAGACGTCCGGAAGATTCCCTTTACGTACAAGGATGAGTTGCGTGCGCAGCAGGAAATAGAGCCCCAGAATTTCCCGTACGGCGCACTGCTCGGTGTGGACATCAAGGATGTTTCCTCTTTCCGGCAGACGAGCGGCACGACAGGGAAACCGGTCTACGTGCCGGAGAGCTATGAGAGCTGGCAGTGGAGAGTGGAATCGTGGTGCCACATCCTCTGGATGGCCGGTTTCAGGCCTCACCACAGGGTATTTCTCCCGGTCGGCTACAACGTATACGTTGCTTTCTGGGAATGTCATTATGCGTGCGAGAAGGTGGGCTGCGAGGTTGTCCCCGGTGGAGCGCTGGACACCAAGGGACGCGTGAACAAGATCATCGAGATAAAAGCGAACGCGATGGGATGTACGCCTACTTACGGCCTCAACATAGCAGAAGAGGCCATCAAGATGGGTATCGATCCGAAGTCGATGGGCATTGAGCGCATGATCTGCGCAGGAGAGCCCCTCCCGGAGGCGACGCGCACCAAGCTGGAAGAGACCTATGGGGCCCACGTGTACGACCATATCGGCGGCACTGAAATCTGCGGCTGGGCTGGCATGTGCGAAGAGAAGAAAGGGCTTCATATCATTGAGCCGTTCTTTTTGATCGAAATCCTTGACAGGGAAACGCTCTCGAAAGAGGTGGCGGAAGGCGAGATAGGGGTCGTCGTGATCACGCCGCTGGGAAGGCATTCCTTTCCGATGGTCAGATTCAACACCAACGATATGGTCATCAAGGGAAAGGGGGGCTGCGCATGCGGCCGGACTTCCAGGAAGATCATGGAGGTAGTGGGAAGAGCCGATGATCTTCGGAAGATCCGCGGTGTGCTTTTCTCACCAAAAACAGTAGAACAGTTCATAAGGGAGGAATTCCCTGAAGTGGTCGAGTTTGAAATCGTCGTCACGAGACAGGGGATCATGGACGAACTTACGCTCCGCATCGAGCCCAAGCCAGGCATCGGCAAAGAGAAGGCTGAAGAGCTCAAGGGCCGGGTCAAAGAAAGAGCGAAAGTGAAAACTAACCTGACGATGAACGTAACGCTTGAGCCTGAGGGCGCGCTGCCG